DNA from Verrucomicrobiia bacterium:
CGCCTTCGAAAAGCTGCTTTCCTTCTCGCCGGAACCCTTGTTTATCGAAGTCCACCGCCTGGCCTCTTTTTCCCCCCGCAATTTGGATGTCGATGTGGTTTTGGATTTGATGATTCACGATCTCGATTTGGTTCTGAAACTGGTCCAAAGCAAACCGGTAGAAGTCCGCTCCTCGCTGGCCCCCGTGCTTTCCGCCCAGCCGGATATTGCCAACGCCCGCATCCTTTTCGAAAATGGATGCGTCGCCAATCTGACTGCCAGCCGCATCTCGGTCGCTAAAATGCGCAAGTTCCGGCTCTTTCAAAAAGAGGCCTATTTTTCCGTCGATTTGCTCGAAAAAACCTTGGAAGCGTATGTGCTTTTGCCGAATGCCGCGCACATCCCCCCCGAGGATTTGGTGCGGTTGCCCCTTTCCTTCGGCGAGCGCTCCATCGCCATGACCCAGTTCCAGCCCACCGCGGAAAGTGACATGCTCACTGCGGAACTTTCCGAATTTGTCGCCGCCTGCCAGAAGCGGGGCACACCGCGCGTCACTCCCGAAGAGGCGATGGAGGCGGTCCGGCTGGCGCAGAAGGTGACCAAGGCCGGGCTCACCTCGCTGGCCGTTCTGCAGAATGCCTGAAGTTTTCATCTCCGCCGGCGAGGCCTCCGGCGATTTTCTGGCCGGAGCGCTGGTGGCGGAGATGAAGAAAATCCATCCCAATCTGAACTTTTCCGGCCTGGGCGGCCCCTCCCTGCGTTCCGCAGGAATACAGACGCTATACGATATCAATGATTTGGGCGTGGTC
Protein-coding regions in this window:
- a CDS encoding Gfo/Idh/MocA family oxidoreductase, whose product is MKIGLVGLGHLGRLHLKSWLGLPKVEVTGIYDIDPVKTKTAASDFGVRPAASFEELVEKSEAVDLVTPTITHFELGKRVLESGKNLFVEKPLTSYVDEAERLIEISEQTGRLLFIGHIERFNPAFEKLLSFSPEPLFIEVHRLASFSPRNLDVDVVLDLMIHDLDLVLKLVQSKPVEVRSSLAPVLSAQPDIANARILFENGCVANLTASRISVAKMRKFRLFQKEAYFSVDLLEKTLEAYVLLPNAAHIPPEDLVRLPLSFGERSIAMTQFQPTAESDMLTAELSEFVAACQKRGTPRVTPEEAMEAVRLAQKVTKAGLTSLAVLQNA